A window of Ammospiza caudacuta isolate bAmmCau1 chromosome 20, bAmmCau1.pri, whole genome shotgun sequence genomic DNA:
gagccctgaagtggaaatgctgctggaaagCAGGAGGTGGGCAAATCAGAGTTAATTAGTTTCCCTGTTTTACAGATGGGGTCGAGGATTTGGTCTCTTGGGTTCCATCTTTGGGAAGAACAGTGCAATAAATCAGTCCAACAGTGTTTTTGGCCTGGTGTTTTATATACTACAAATGCTACTTGGTAAGTATTCATTCACTTCAGAGCCTccaagcagggctgtggggatggaggaggagagcaATATCCATTGCACAATCTGCAGGAAACCAGATAAATGCTTCTGATTTTatatcttggggttttttttagcagCACTCTAATGATACATCTGTCCAAAGGGCTTAAAACCCAACTGATAACAAGAGTAATTGCATTTTCTCCTGATATGCTATTAATAATCCAAGTGTGAAGACAGTTTCTGTGCTGGTATTTTCACTCCAGTAAATTTGGCATTGGATTGCATGGTGGGAAAGAGAGGGAATAAAAATGGAATGGGCAAGTTTTGGAGGAGTAATGGAGAGAGCAGGCAAAAAAGTGcatgaaatataattttatatatttcttaGTAACTCTGTGCTTTGCTACAAAGTTGTTAATCCTGACAGAAATAACCTGACCACGAATTTTCCTATAACTCAGGAATATGAGGATGGTTAATCCTACACACACTCCTTATCCTAGGGCTGTCAGACAGAGCCTTAGATACTCCTCTCCAAATACCCAGATGGCATTTTAATCAGAATTTTGTGTAACTTTTGCTGAGTGGCTCAGTTTGAATTGAGTTTTGCTCCTCTCCAAATACCCAGGTGCTATTTTAACCAAAATTTTGTGTAACTCTTGCTGTGTAGCTGAGTTTGAATTCAGTTTTGCTCCTCTCCAAATACCCAGGTGCTATTTTAACCAAAATTTTGTGTAGCTCTTGCTGAGTGGCTCAGTTTGAATTGAGTTTTGCTCCTCTCCAAATACCCAGGTGCTATTTTAACCAAAATTTTGTGTAACTCTTGCTGAGTGGCTCAGTTTGAATTCAGTTTTGCTCCTCTCCAAATACCCAGAAAGCATTTTAATCAGAATTTTGTGTAACTCTTGCTAAGGGGCTGAGTTTGAATTGAGTTTTGCTCCTCTCCAAATACCCAGAAAGCATTTTAATCAGAATTTTGTGTAGCTCTTGCTGAGGGGCTCAGTTTGAATTGAGTTTTGCTCTGTGTGGAGAGGGGTGAGTAACTTTGTCTCTCTTGTTGCAGGTATGACAGCAAGTGCAGTAGCAGCTCTAATCCTCATGACATCCTCCATAGTGTCTGTAGTAGGGTCCCTGTACTTGGCATACATTCTGTACTTCGTGCTGAAGGAATTTTGCATTGTCTGCGTGCTCACATATTTGCTGAACTTCATTCTCTTTATCATCAACTACAAACGACTAGTTTATTTGAACGAGGCCTGGAAGAGGCAACTCCAACCCAAACAGGAATAACCCCTGCTGGAACTTTTGACTGACAGTCTGAAGACCCAACTTCCATTAAGTTTattttgcagtaatttttttattctccaTATCAGACACTTTTTGCCccccctctttttcccccccccacGAGAATCATAATGGAAATTTTGAATGATAAATTTCAAGGGGCCCCAGATAATTTCTCTGTGCTAATCTTCAGTTTCAATGTGGTTATGAAAGAAAGCTCTATAACAATCAAAGACAAGCTTTAACTTTACTTTGAAGGAGTTTTAGCCACAGCAAAACCTAGactctctctcttccccctccACTTGTGAAGTGGGTAACACTTGCTATAAAATATCCTGTATATAAATTCAGGTATAACAAGATGTGATCATGACATGAAATATTCTAGACTAGCATCACCATATTTAATGTTGCCATGTTTACAGtaagtgtatttttttctctttttttttttcttttttgttttttttttttttttttttttttttttttagctgatgGACTTAGATTTGACTAGGACTTATACTGTAAATAAAATTAGAACTCTTGGTTTCATTCCTGGAGAACTCACTGTCCCATGGGTTTGGTTAGGAGCTGTCAGAGGGTTCAGCTCAGAGTCGACTGACACGATGGAAGAAGTGACCTCTAAAGAACATGGAGTTGCTGCTCTCACTGTTGTGCTTTCACAAGAATGATGCTTGGGGTTGgttccatttttcctttttttttttccctttttttttttttttttttttttttttctccagtaaCGAAAATGGAATTAAAGCTGAAACCTGAAGTATGTTGATTAAACGACAACCTCATTAATTTCTGTACAGAACAAAAATAGCTTCATGTGGTCAATGAAAAGCTGATTTGCAGATTGGGGGTTGGATGAAGTGTTCTTTGAAAGGACTCCATTTCCAAGCAGAGCTGTTCCATTTGAAGCTGTGCTCAGCCAGCCAGTGTTACTAATGTTTGATGTTCTGTGAATGCTGCAGTATAGAATTGCAATTTGCAGTGGAAACCACTGAGTGAGCAGGATAACCAAGCAGTGCACTGAAAAAGCAGTTCCTTAATTGATCTTGGGCAGGATCTTTGCTTTGTGCTATATTGGGAAATGAACTTTAGGcctgacacacacagagaagatCTCTTGGAAGGGCAACCTGTTTAATGGGATAAGTAAGTCAATGTGCTCctgaaaatgaaatgtgatATAGTGCTATCATTGCTCTTTCTAAGAActaattggggaaaaaaaatactaaactGCAGATTTAAACAAAGGAACAAAATTGTACACGTTGTTTCTGCACTCAGTATTCTAAGGCTGAATGTTAAAAGTGCCTTCTGTCTTCAAATCTTAAACCAAATACTTTGTGTTGAACTTGGCAGGCAGAAGTGTCCTTgctttaaaaatgaacaaacaaaattcTCAGCAAACTTGCTGGGGATAGAAGAGTATTAAGAGATCTGGTTTTAGTTTTTAGACTGAGAAGTGGTAGCAGTATTGttttcagtttaatttaaaaGGTTGATGTGATTtggaaaagtgaaatatttgtgtttcaGACTGTGTGACACCAAAATGTGTGGGTTCAGCTACTTTCTGTAAttggtgctgtgctgctttttgcCCTTGTCAGTTCAAAATATGAACAATTCCAACTGCATACCcatttatttaaagaataatttaacTCCTTTTAGCATTTTCATTCTCAAACACGAATGTCAGAGAGACACTTCCATTGTAAGTGATTTTAAACACTAAGGATAAACTTGACTGTGAAACAAGCAGTGTTTCCATAGAGCAAAACAAGGTTGGAGATCAAATTCACAAAATTAATACTGAAATTACTACTGAAGTAATTCTGGTTTGCACCAAGGGTGGAGGTGGAAACTGCTTTTCTGTACAGAGTTGTGTGGTGTGAGTAACATCTGTTGCATGTAACACTAAATGACTTGTCCCTGTCTGACAGTTTTAGCCAACAATCCATTAAATGAGTTTTGTATTGACCAGAGTATAGTTAAAGCTTGTCTTGATGTTTAGTTCTGTCTCTCAAATGCCTTCCACTTTGATATTAAGGGGAATGAATGATGTTGAATTGGTCCCTCAAGGCTTGGCTCTGTTCTCTCCCAAGCCCTGAGGCAGTAGCAGTGTTTAATGTGTTGTATAGATTTTATCTCAGTGCATTCCTGTGATCTACACTAAAGATCTTTTTTTCATCCAAGGAAGAGGTGAACATGTGCTGCCTCGAAGTTGCTCCTGTCTCAGAGCAAGCAGCCATGGAGACAAGTAGACAAGTCTAATCCATGAGTACTTGGTCcaattctgggaaaaaaagaggaaaaaaaagccccatCAGCTGAAAGTATTGGTGTTGACTTAACTTCACTGTGTCTTGTGCTTGTTTGTGTGGGCATAGTCTGTTGATTCAGTTTGTTTAGTAAAAATGTTTAGGGCCAGATTTTCAGCAGTCCTTGTTAGTGTGCACATGGGAGCAAATGGGGCTGGAGTTTGGGCTCTGGGAGGATTTGCAGCCACACTTTTTGTGCACAGCTTTGCAAATCTGATCCTTAATTGTGAACTCTCTTGTCTTGTGTGCTTCCCTTGCAGTTCCTTTTTACTGGGAGTGATTTGCTAGAAATGGGCCctgatttcttctctttctctctcgTGCTTCAGAAATGCAGTTGGCCTGAATAAAGGGCAGAATGATCTTAGCAGGAGAAATTTGGACCTTTTTGCTTCCAGTTCTTTTGACTCTTTCCTTGCTGCTCCCAATGATagaaacagcattttccttcCAGTGAAATGGGTTGTGATTGAAATCACGAGTGCAGCTgtgcctccctgcctgccccagccaaAATGTGGTGGCAAATGTGTGCTTGATACTGGTTTTGTCCTTCCAAATCCAAAGGCAAATCCTAAAATTTCTCCAGGGTGCAGGAGTCTGGGTAAAGGCAGGTAAATTATATTTGGGCTGGCAAGGGACAGGGGGGGTTACAGAAATCCTTGTGGTTTCAGCACTCAGGAGAATGGAAGGGATAAAATTCACAGTTTCCAAACAGAGGTTCTGAATCTGGGCTCTTCCTGCCCCTCTTTGGCTCTCTcagaatcccaaaattccttcaggatcatggaatattctgagttggaaatTTCACAGTGAGGGGCAGATTGGAAAGGCAACAAAACCTCATCCCAACCCTGCTTAGGAATTAACCATTCCTGAAATCCTCTTACTGTAAGGTACTTGCTACTCTTTAAGGCCAGGGAGGAAATGAATATTCCTGGAAATTTCTCCCAGTGAAACCTTTGTGAGGCCAATGAAACATTGCTGAGCACCTTTGGGATCTGCACTGACAGCAGATCTCTGCTGAGGAGGTTTCTGGATGCTGGGGTTGGcatttttgtgctgctgtggtCTCAGGAGGTTGGTGAGGTGCTTCAGGCAGTTCTGCTCCTCATTTATGTGGGCTGAGATCAGAGCTTGGCTTTAAATGCTGTTTAAACTGGTCCAAAAAAGATCTGAAGTATTCTGTTACCACAAAACTGTGTTAAGCATGGCCTAAATATTATTAGGTGTTTGTTCTGTATAGTCTGTTCCATCAACTATTTATTCCCAGTGCTTTCAAATCCAACACCCATTTAAAAAGGAGTCATTGGGCAGATGTTCCTTTTCTCAATATAGGCTGAGAGATTCTCTACTGGAGGTTTAGGATTCAATTTTGCTAACAGGTAAAAAAACCATGTAAATATGTACGAATTCTATTTGTTGCACATAACTTTTTtggtataaaaaaaaatagaaaaaaaaaacccaacaaaaataaatgtagaaaTTACCTGTGGATGTCTTGCTGCAATCATTCTTATGCTGCATTCATGCAGTCCAAACATAAGAGCTTGAATGAACCCAACCAGAGGCCTTTTTGGACTCAGTCTGAGCCTTAGAAACTGTTTTTAATGTCAGTACTGTACTTCTGTTTCTAGAATTGTACCAAGTCGTGTGGTTTTCCCCAAGACCTTGTGTGTGTTTAGCTGTGGAAGGGTTAAAGCACTTGATTCTCCCCAGATCCCAGTTTTCCCAGTAGAATTCCTGCAGCTTTGTGTCTGCCTGAGCATTGTGTGTAAAGGCTGAGCAGCGTTGACTTGAGGCTTTCAATGTTTACAGTTctttaagcaaaaaaaagaaacaaaaaaagcgCCCCAACCTTGTGGTTTTTATCACTTTCTGCTTTATTGGGGCTGCTCAAAGCTGGTCCCACAGACCacaaaatccctggaaaaagTGTTGGGAGTGTCCctggaattggggaggggtttgTTGAGAACAAGCAGGAATTGACCCTCAGATGTGTgctcagattttgggggggctgagctgagccctgctttgTAAGGAGTGACAAATGTCAAATCCTCATCTGTGTTTTGGTCAGGTCTGTTGAAATTGAAGAAAATGAGTTTTTAAAGGATGATGGAGAAGTTGAAATGACTTTCAAACACTGCTAGTTGGCAGTAACATGGTGTGGTTGAACAAATGTCTTTTTATTGTGCATAGACTTTTATATTCTGGGAGTTTAGTTCTAGAGAAAATCTAGGCCTAGCACGGTGTGAGGAATGCTGTAGtgttgtttcttttcccttaaaaacacaagaaaaattaTTGTGGAGTCTGCAGCGAACATCTGTGTCCTtactgtgctggggcagggtggaAGTGCTGCTGGTTCCTCGTGTACCCCCTCTGAAGGGAACAGAATTTGGCCAGGACAcaagagaaaagcaaatatttcctttatatgGTCAGATTTGGTCACTTCCCTGAGGCACTGACACAGAGGCACCAGTTTCACCCAGAATCTGTGAATTCCAATAATTAAACTCCAGATTGGAACTTCCCAAATGCTTTGGGCAGCCTCTGCTTTTgttgttctgctgcttttgggaaGTTTGCAGATTAAATATTCTGAGTTTtgctgagtgctgctgtgcaggccCAAAGGggacagcactgcagcagcacagggatttATTTACACCTGGCCCTGCCCCTGAGGTTTGGAACAGAATTTCCCTCTGGGCTGCTCTTCCTGTGGTGATATTGAATATGAAGGAAGCCCTTCCACATGGAAGTGGCATTGTTGGACACAATTTGTGTCTGACAGTGGCAGTTTTGGTACTGTAAAATAGATTTCAAGTTGAGTTGATGTAGTCCCTCCCTGTGTAACATTCCACCTTGCTGCTGGAACAGGAATTCCAAACTCACTGCTGGATGTGTTGGGTGCCTCAcacccctcctgctgctgggaatgctCAGGATTTCTCACACATCCATCCTgccaggccagagcagctgcacaaacTCTGCTCCTCTGCAATCCTGTGGACAGTTTGCTGTGATCTCAGTAGTGTTAACTCTTAGGGGAGTTGAACTGGAAAACCTCATTTGCTGTAGAGGGATGTGATGTTCATTTAGAGTAActtaggttttgtttttaagttcAGCATTGAGTTGTATCATgtaatatttgtaatttttttttgccataaaCAGATACCTCAGTCAGGATTTCTTAACTTCATCTCCTTGAAAGTGAATATTTGTTTTCCTGCCTGGAAACAAGAAGCCTCCAGACTTGGCTGAGCAGAGGAAACAAAAGTTTCTGATCTGCTTTGCATCACAGTAACTACTTCAGGTGGACTAGAAATAGCACTGGACTTGCAAGACTTCAATCAGGCATAAAACTTATTTAAACAGAGATTTAATAACGAGTTCAGCATCATCCCCAGCCCCTAAaccctttgttttcattttaggaAGAGGGAATGTGATGTCATTGCAGGAGGAAGACAGCTTGATTCGTTTGCAATCCTCCAGTACCTGTCCCTAAGGACAAAGGCGGCGGCTTtgggctggcgctgccgggtGAAGATTCCCTTCTTGTTGCCCAGAACTCTGGTGGTGCCTGCAGAGAAGttataaaacacagaaatttatACAGAACGTACAAaccaggctctgctgtgagcTGGTACAGTGCAGGGACTAAATCAGGCCACGTGGAAGGGACCTCTGCACTTTGTTTGCACAGTCAGGGAGCCATGGATGGGACAGggcaatgcagctgcagctcctgatttacagctgctgggctgggacatgCACTGGGGTGTGCCCAGTGATCAGGGTTCTGTCTGCTGGAGATTGGCTCCACCTTCAGATTGGATGGAGGAAATGGTGGTGACTATTCACTGTCCTGTGTGGTGTCTGGATCCTTTCTGCCTGTTTCAGTTTTCACAGGAAATTAGAGAAAAGGATTGCAGCAGGTTGAGAGCCTGGAACTGCATCTGTGTCTGACATTTTTGATGCTGCTTTTCTGGGCACTGCCATCACTGAGCTTTCTAATGCCTGTCCTGGTGCTCTGCAGGGTATTTTAGTGCTGTTCTCCCTCTCCCTGACTGCTCACCACCCCAACCCACTGCAGGTGGCATAAGCAGAACAGGTTCATTGTTAGATCTGAGTTGTGATTGTTTCATTTCTGTGAATTAGGGAATTTCCCTTCCTTTGTGACTGCACTTGTCTGTTAATAATGGATGGAGTGTCATGGTGAGCCAGCTGTGTGCCAGTGTGGcacctgctcctctgctgctgaacCTCTACCAAGTAAATTGTGATTATTTCAGGTGCTCTgttcccagggcagctgcaggtgaCACTGGAAGCAAGAGAGATGTCCCTGACAGCTGCCTGAAGCTCTGAATTGAGGGTGGCCAAAAACCAGGAGCAACTGGGTCCTCACAAGCTTCCCCTGTGCACTGTCCCATGCTCCTGGGAGCATCTGTGCAATTAAGCACAGGCAGGACCTTCTCTCTTGGCTCTGGGCATGCTGGATTTTGTGACAAAACCTGGTGAACAGAGAGCCTTTTGTCCCACCCTTCAGC
This region includes:
- the VKORC1L1 gene encoding vitamin K epoxide reductase complex subunit 1-like protein 1, producing MAAPVLLRVSVPRWERVARSAVCAAGILLSLYACHLEREKGRDSHYQALCDLSERVRCSAAITSRWGRGFGLLGSIFGKNSAINQSNSVFGLVFYILQMLLGMTASAVAALILMTSSIVSVVGSLYLAYILYFVLKEFCIVCVLTYLLNFILFIINYKRLVYLNEAWKRQLQPKQE